A single genomic interval of Macadamia integrifolia cultivar HAES 741 chromosome 6, SCU_Mint_v3, whole genome shotgun sequence harbors:
- the LOC122080759 gene encoding pentatricopeptide repeat-containing protein ELI1, chloroplastic yields MSSTVHFLTTTHNPSLPFSPATAPRHLLRADRALFLIEKSKTINQLLQIHAALVRNGLEHHPMLNFKLLRSYSSLGRLDYSRVLFDRTHDPNVFFWTAIIHGHTVHGLHQQAFLLYSQMLTYGVEPNAFTFSSILKACSIEPGRALHSHALKFRFDSDAYVRTALLCVYARGGDVVSARRLFDTMPDKSLVSLTAMITCYAKHGDVDGARLLFDRLEVRDIVCWNVMIDGYTQHGRPNETLGLFRQMMSSNVKPDEVTILSVLSACGQLGALELGRWLHSYIKNNGIPFSVSVRSALVDMYCKCGSLEDAQLVFDRIINKDVVAWNTMIVGYSMHGLSQDALELFSRMCAMGIHPTDITFIGILSACSHGGLVLEGRAFFHSMKEKYGIEPRIEHYGCMVDLLGRAGLLDEAYELVQNMAIEPDSVIWGTLLGACRLHGNINLGENIAEFVIANGLANAGTYILLANTYAAAGNWNAVAKIRTAMKDIGVLKEPGCSSIEVHNKVHEFFAGDMKHLKSKQIYLMLEEMNGWLKAHGYTPQTDIVLQDIGEAEKEKIIAVHSEKLAIAFGLITTQPGTPIKIIKNVRVCTDCHTVTKLISKITGRKIIVRDRNRFHHFVDGSCSCGGYW; encoded by the coding sequence ATGTCTTCAACTGTCCACTTCCTCACTACTACCCACAATCCTTCCCTCCCATTTTCGCCTGCCACAGCCCCTCGGCACCTACTCCGGGCGGATCGAGCCTTATTCTTGATCGAAAAATCCAAAACCATCAACCAACTTCTACAAATTCACGCAGCACTTGTTCGCAATGGTCTGGAACATCATCCAATGTTGAATTTCAAGCTCCTGCGTTCTTACTCTTCTCTCGGTCGCCTCGACTACTCTCGCGTCCTCTTCGATCGAACCCATGACCCAAATGTCTTCTTTTGGACTGCAATTATCCATGGCCACACCGTCCATGGCCTTCACCAACAAGCCTTCCTCCTGTACTCGCAGATGCTCACCTATGGTGTTGAGCCCAATGCCTTCACCTTCTCCTCCATCTTAAAGGCCTGCTCTATAGAACCAGGAAGAGCCCTTCACTCCCATGCCCTTAAATTCAGATTTGATTCTGATGCATATGTTAGAACCGCACTCTTATGTGTGTATGCTAGGGGTGGAGATGTTGTTTCTGCGCGCCGTCTGTTTGATACAATGCCTGACAAGAGCTTGGTCTCTTTGACGGCCATGATCACTTGTTATGCGAAGCACGGGGATGTTGATGGGGCTCGATTGTTGTTTGATCGATTGGAGGTGAGAGACATTGTGTGTTGGAATGTGATGATTGATGGGTATACTCAGCATGGGAGGCCAAATGAGACTCTTGGGCTCTTTAGACAAATGATGTCTTCAAATGTGAAACCTGATGAAGTTACGATTCTATCTGTTCTCTCTGCTTGTGGACAGCTTGGTGCTCTAGAGTTGGGTAGATGGCTGCATTCTTACATTAAGAATAATGGGATACCTTTCAGTGTTAGTGTCAGGTCGGCATTGGTTGATATGTATTGCAAATGTGGCAGTTTAGAGGATGCTCAGTTGGTGTTTGATAGAATCATCAATAAGGATGTTGTGGCTTGGAATACGATGATTGTTGGGTATTCAATGCATGGGTTAAGCCAAGATGCTTTGGAGCTGTTCTCTAGAATGTGTGCGATGGGGATTCATCCCACAGACATAACTTTCATTGGCATTTTGAGTGCATGTAGTCATGGAGGTTTGGTACTTGAGGGACGGGCTTTCTTCCATTCAATGAAGGAAAAGTATGGGATTGAACCTAGGATTGAGCACTATGGGTGCATGGTTGATCTTTTAGGACGTGCTGGGTTGTTGGATGAAGCATATGAGCTTGTACAAAACATGGCAATCGAGCCCGACTCTGTTATTTGGGGAACACTGCTTGGTGCTTGTAGGCTTCATGGAAACATAAATTTGGGAGAGAATATAGCTGAATTTGTTATTGCGAATGGTCTTGCAAATGCAGGAACTTACATTCTCCTAGCAAATACCTATGCTGCAGCAGGAAATTGGAATGCGGTGGCAAAGATCAGGACAGCAATGAAAGATATTGGGGTTCTGAAAGAGCCAGGGTGCAGCTCAATTGAAGTGCATAACAAGGTGCATGAATTCTTTGCTGGGGACATGAAACATCTGAAGAGCAAACAGATTTATTTGATGTTGGAGGAGATGAATGGATGGCTAAAAGCCCATGGTTATACCCCACAGACAGATATTGTGTTGCAAGATATTGGAGAGgcagagaaagaaaagatcATTGCTGTTCATAGTGAAAAGCTTGCCATTGCTTTTGGGCTTATCACCACTCAACCAGGAACCCCaataaagataataaaaaacgTTCGTGTTTGTACAGACTGTCACACTGTAACCAAGTTGATTTCAAAGATCACAGGGCGCAAGATCATTGTAAGGGATCGAAACCGTTTCCATCACTTTGTTGATGGGTCATGTTCTTGTGGGGGTTATTGGTGA